A part of Candidatus Latescibacterota bacterium genomic DNA contains:
- a CDS encoding DUF4144 domain-containing protein — MEPEWPALIVIDSDNGPIWEMIVACKEDWEGNADLCCQGDWEDDTRLIDSQRRVFRLDWLGPAEIRYRIVPTGETISLEQLKMFLLSQFSEGFDTSEYLRLLAQCPPAEWISRSL; from the coding sequence ATGGAGCCTGAATGGCCAGCTTTAATCGTGATAGATAGTGACAACGGACCGATTTGGGAGATGATCGTTGCTTGCAAAGAGGACTGGGAGGGCAATGCCGATCTGTGTTGTCAGGGGGATTGGGAAGACGACACCCGCCTTATCGACAGCCAACGGCGCGTATTCCGACTTGACTGGCTCGGGCCGGCGGAAATCCGCTATCGCATTGTTCCCACCGGTGAAACCATATCGTTGGAGCAATTGAAGATGTTTCTGCTGAGCCAGTTTTCAGAGGGGTTCGACACGAGCGAATACTTGCGGCTACTTGCCCAATGCCCGCCAGCGGAGTGGATTAGCCGGTCCCTGTAA